DNA sequence from the Methanolobus sp. ZRKC5 genome:
TGAAGTGTTGCATCATTGAAGTTTCATTTCCAGAAGTTCCCTCGTTCTCTTTATGAGTTCCTTCCTGCTAAAAGGTTTGGTTATATAGTCATCTGCTTTTAACACATGCAAGCCAAGCATCTTATCGAATTCCTGGCTCTTCACAGTAAGCATGGCTACAGGCAAAGATGGCTCTTTTTCTTTTATCTTGTGGAAAGTTTCCCATCCATTCATGTCAGGCATCATGATGTCAAGCAAAATAGCGTCAGGTCTTTCCTTATCAATGGACTCAAGACATTCAAAACCACTTTTTGCCCCGATAACTTCTATCATTTCAGATTCCAGAATCAATTTTACAAGGTCTATGGTATCTTCTTCATCATCTACAACCATAATTTTGGGACACATAATTAATTAACAGCTCCTGAAAAGAATTAATTATAATATTATCATCAAATTATATATATGTAGCCAATATATAGTTATTCCTCTTCAACCCAACCCAGACGTCTCATAACCATCTTTATTCTTGCTTTGACCTCGCGTTTATCGAATGGTTTGGCAATGTAATCATCAATACCAAGTTCCATTCCCTTTACTTTATCCTCAATGGCTGTCTTAGCAGAGATCATTATTACAGGAATATCACTTGCAGCTTTACTTAATTTAAGATTCTCCACAACCTCGTAACCATCCATATCAGGCATCATGATATCAAGAAGGATAAGGTCAGGAAGTTCTTTGAGGGTAAGCTCTATAGCTTCTTCCCCATTGTGCGCCACTAAGAAATCATAGGGTTCACTTATAAGAGAAAGTTTCAACAATTCCGGGATATCCGGTTCATCATCGACAATGAGAATCTTGAGTCTTTCCCGTCTGATCTTCTTCTGCATCGGTTCGAATTCAATAGAACCGTCCCCAACCGAGTATCGGAAATCAAAATCCTTCAAACCAATCTCCGTGTGTATCTCACCCACATTACTAATCTCAATGACCACATCAAAGAATGATTTTATAAGGACTTCTGTTTCAGATGGCAGAATGTTCTTGGAAAGCATGGAGAGAATGCTTCCATTATTTTCAGCTACTTTCTTTTCGATGAACTTAATAAAATTCTCGACTACCTGCATTGTGTCGCTTGCCAGCACATTCATATTGTCTATGATAAGCAGGGTGCGCGAATTATTTTGAAAGATGTTAGATATATGTGAAGCCATTTTTGTATAGTCGGCTACTGAACTGCAATAAAAAGTATCTTCATAATGCTGTTTACCGGGAGCATCGATGTCAATGAAGAACATCCTGCTGCTTGGCTCAAGATCAAAGCCAAAATCCTCAAACCGATTAAATATCTTATCCCGGGAAGCATTCAGACACAACCAGACTAGTGTCCGGTCAGTATCTTCCCTTAGTATATTCGATACATAAAAATACACCAGGCGCTCTATGAAACTGTCAACTGGAGCAAAGAATAATGCATTCTTGTTGGACAATTCCTGCCTGAGGGTTGAAAGGATTTCCTGCGTTTGAACATTCATTGACAAGTACCTTTTAATTTTGTTTAGTAAATATTATTAGTTTTATTTTCTTATTAATGTTTGGGCAAAAAATGTACTTGCCGTACTAAAATATTCATTTCATAGGAATTAAACGAACCTGAGGATATCCTTGAACGAATTCCATCTGGACCGCAAAAATACCGGTTTTAGGTACGACCCCATAAACAACAAGAGTCTTGTCAACGTTTTCAAATTTCCAATGAGTTGTGGCCATATGTGCCACTGTTTCACTTATCCTTTGTCCGTGTTTTGTAACTGCAAGGACGACATTCTCAGTGGTCTTTGTAATGGATGCCATTTGACCGATTATAGAACCAATATTCTCCCATCCATAGTTGTATTCCATGCTATCAAGACCAATATAATCAAGAATAGGCGAACCATACTGCCGCATCATGTCATTCTTAGCTTTATGGAATGTATCCATGTCTTTGAAAACGTTCCCCGAAAATGGTGCAATGTATGCAGGCATTCTTCCTTTCAGGTCACGAATTTCAAATCCAACGAACTGGCCCTGGAAGTGATTATCACCTGTAAAAGAGACTATCATACGTTTTTCAGTTTCAACACTTGTACCTTCCGTAGGCATACTTAGAAGTCCGCGACCCATGTTCAGGTGATTGATGAAGGTTGGTAAAAGTAAACTGTAAAAAGAATCACCCACACCGCTTGTGATCTCAAAAAGATTAAAACTTCCTTTCTGATAACCGCCCCCCAATATCTCATCAAAATCACGAATACCAGTCGAGATCTTACTTTCAATAGGGTCGGGGAAAGGTTTTGGAACCTGCGTTTGTTCGGGATACGATACCGTGAATGGTTCAAAGCTATTGAACTTACCACCATCAAGAGTAAAAGGATATCTTGATTGGGACAGTTCCACACCACGTATCTTCAGCAAATTGACTTTTCGGAGGTCATTATCTGATATATCAATTATTTCAAGGGAAACTACACCATCTACCAGATAATCAAGAGAAGTTACACCCGTTTGCTCGGTAATCATAATGAGATCTGCATTTACCTTTCTGGAAAAATCAAATAGCAAACGTTCAAGTTCGAACTTGTTATCTTCCCAGTTTGCAGATCGTGTTGTGGCAATACTTAATGAATCAATAGAATCCACAACTATGATTGGTTTTGTTTCACTGGATTCCCATATCACTTTTATGCGGGATGCAAGCATCCTGATGAAATCCTCATTGTTGTTGAAATCGCCCTCTATCCAGGGATATTTCCCATACTCTGAGGATTTATCGATACGTGGCGATATATAGATGCAATTGCCCTCTGAACAAACCTCATCGAGTATGCCAAAGACAAAAGTTGTCTTTCCTGTACCAGGTTTCCCTTTTACAAGAAGAGACTTGCCAAACTGGGATGAAAAGAACTCCTCGACCTCACCAGGTATCATTTCAATTCCTCATACTTATTGCTATATCAATTGCTGATCTGTTCTGCAAGCATATTGCGGCCAGCTTCAAGAGCTGAATTTATCTTGCTGGCATCAATGCCGCCACCACGAGCCATACCGGGCTTACCGCCGCCGCCGCCACCAACTACACCTGACATTTCCCTGACAATCTTGCCAGCATTTGCTCCGGCTGTCAGTGCATCATCCCCTGCAGCACCTACGATCTTGACACCTGCAGAATCACTGGCCAAAAGCACGACCATGTCCTTGTTTATAGTCAGCTCACCGGCAATCTTCACGAGTTCATCAATATCAACGTTTGGAATGACCTTTGCCACGAGACGAATATTGCCTATATTTACTGCTTCATTGGCCATCTGGCTGACATGAACATGCGCAAGTTCGTCTTTCAATCTCTGGTTCTCTTTTTTGAACTCCTTCCATTCATTGAAAAAACGTTCAATGGTGGATGGAAGATGTTCCGGCCTGACGCGCAGAGCCTCAGCTGCCTGGCTTAGATAAGACTCCATTTCCTGCATTGCCCTGACTGCTGCAAGACCTGCGGAATACTCAATAC
Encoded proteins:
- a CDS encoding response regulator codes for the protein MCPKIMVVDDEEDTIDLVKLILESEMIEVIGAKSGFECLESIDKERPDAILLDIMMPDMNGWETFHKIKEKEPSLPVAMLTVKSQEFDKMLGLHVLKADDYITKPFSRKELIKRTRELLEMKLQ
- a CDS encoding response regulator, coding for MNVQTQEILSTLRQELSNKNALFFAPVDSFIERLVYFYVSNILREDTDRTLVWLCLNASRDKIFNRFEDFGFDLEPSSRMFFIDIDAPGKQHYEDTFYCSSVADYTKMASHISNIFQNNSRTLLIIDNMNVLASDTMQVVENFIKFIEKKVAENNGSILSMLSKNILPSETEVLIKSFFDVVIEISNVGEIHTEIGLKDFDFRYSVGDGSIEFEPMQKKIRRERLKILIVDDEPDIPELLKLSLISEPYDFLVAHNGEEAIELTLKELPDLILLDIMMPDMDGYEVVENLKLSKAASDIPVIMISAKTAIEDKVKGMELGIDDYIAKPFDKREVKARIKMVMRRLGWVEEE
- the gvpD gene encoding gas vesicle protein GvpD P-loop domain-containing protein encodes the protein MIPGEVEEFFSSQFGKSLLVKGKPGTGKTTFVFGILDEVCSEGNCIYISPRIDKSSEYGKYPWIEGDFNNNEDFIRMLASRIKVIWESSETKPIIVVDSIDSLSIATTRSANWEDNKFELERLLFDFSRKVNADLIMITEQTGVTSLDYLVDGVVSLEIIDISDNDLRKVNLLKIRGVELSQSRYPFTLDGGKFNSFEPFTVSYPEQTQVPKPFPDPIESKISTGIRDFDEILGGGYQKGSFNLFEITSGVGDSFYSLLLPTFINHLNMGRGLLSMPTEGTSVETEKRMIVSFTGDNHFQGQFVGFEIRDLKGRMPAYIAPFSGNVFKDMDTFHKAKNDMMRQYGSPILDYIGLDSMEYNYGWENIGSIIGQMASITKTTENVVLAVTKHGQRISETVAHMATTHWKFENVDKTLVVYGVVPKTGIFAVQMEFVQGYPQVRLIPMK